gaaataagcagagagaaagCTGTCATCACTACTGTCATTTACTACTATCTGACTGTTGTCCCTTGCCCTCTTTTCTGGTTGATCAGCTGGAGCAATTGCTCTTCCCACTTCCTGTGGAAGGGACATGTCTAACTCCTCAGTcggtccatctgctgtcaacaggTGCTGAGTGGAGGACTGGGAATGCCATGGCTAATGATATGCAGACATGTACTGAGTCTCATTGATAGAGCAACAGTCCTGGATTAAGCATAGATCAAGTAAGGGCACTTTGCATCTGGAGTGTAAGCAGGCTCTCACAGCCCTCTGCTAGTCAGGCAATGTAGTCAGTGGAAATTCTACATtggaattctatagaaaattagTGGTGGGCAAGAACAACGATGTCTTCAGAGGAATTCTAGGAAGGATCAATTATCTGGTCTTTTATTGAGCAATTTCAGGCTGGAGTCTATCTATTatttccagaaatccttggcctGATAGTGTTACCAGGGAGCTCTGCCAGTTCAAGACAAGCTTTACAAGCTTCGAAGTGCCATCAGACAGACATGTCCTAGATGTGGATAGGGCAATGAAACTTCTCTGCATGCACTCATTTCAAATTTGTGGATCATTGTCAAAATGCTGTTGATGCATGTAGGACAAATCTGGTTATCAGACGACTCCATCATGAGGATCACCCTGCCATCTTCTTTTGGCCATGGAGGGAaggcagttttcctctgtctgatggctatggcgaaagaggaAGTGTGGTGGGCATGGTTGAAATGATTGAAGACAGGTACTTTCTCTTCAGCTGAGCCCTCATTGACTTtctcaagttccacttgaaaaggaaaatgagggtGGTGAGGAAAGTGCTGCCTCCTAGTATTgatgttgaaaggtgggtgaatgtagtgaGGATGATCCatgtgaatgggcctactctgaaCATACACTTGTAAGCCAGGGGGTTTGAGAAGATGAGAGGTGCTTGCTTGAGGTGCCTTTGGAAGTCAGGGTGAGGAAGATGTGTGGAGTTCCTTGGTTGTCCTTAGGATGAACTCCCATTATGTGgagaattttattgtttattttttgttgttaattgttattgtttaattgtATGTACAAATTGTTGTGCTAAACTCCCCTTGCATTGCACCATCCCTGTATGTTTTGTGTTCAgatcttgtggccaataaaaacaagatcatgaatatcattattattattatcattattgtttgatgaaaactcacagattattttgctgggtatcatggaaagtgtcagctgtccacagccagcagactaaggtgacacttgtttgctggtcatgcttcaagaacattgcaaagaattcttgcagtttcaaGCAATGAGGATTTTTTTAGGTTCTTCTacttttacatttgtaccaatccttttgagctgagttggtagttgagtgctgatacttccaagtgcaccagttaCAATTGGTACCACATCTACTCTCCTCAATGACCACAACCTtagtatttcccacttcaaattgtcGTAGTCGTtcagtttctcttctttctctttgatcctgttgtcaccgggtcatgctatgttgattatcatgcatggtcttccttttttttttccaccacaACAATGTTCAGTTTccaatgtctggtcaggtgattgcACTGAATCAATGCATCCCACAAGATTTTGCACTTTTCATCTTGGTGATTCCTTCTGGGGTTTTTCTCATACCACATCTTTGCTTTTTGTAGTCTGTGATAAGGTGTTAAGTTAGCAGAAGTGTTACCATGTCAGACGAAATActaagcagtatttcttctggtttatgttctgcgttcaaataccATCAAGGCTAACTTCATCCTTTCATCCAGCTGAGTACTGGAATCAATGCAACTGACTAACCctctcctcccaaatttcagaccaTGAGCCTataaaaaagattattactattattattaggatgAATCAAACTGACAGTTGTTGTCATGTTAAAtacaatatttagcagcatttcttctggatcttttcatgctaagttcaaataccactgaagtTAAATTAGTGCTTCATTcttctggggttaatataatatGTACCAATTGACTCACCACCAgccccaaattactggccttgttcctaattttgaaaccatcattatcattataaaaaaaaattagtaagaaGTATTATTAGTTCTTTTTTTGTGATTATTAACAAAATTTAATTCTAAAATCTACTTAATGTTGTCTGATTAAATATGCTAACATTTTCTTAGACACAGGTACAAGAAATCCAAATCAAATTTGATATCTGAAGAAATGACCAAGAAGAGTACCACAAGGACCTGTTTACCAGTGAAGATAGAATCACGACTAAATAATACTTTGAAACTGCAAGCAGCAGAGATATTGCCCCCAAATAATGCACATTCAATTAGAAATGATCCTTGCATGATGGAAAGGGAATTGCATTCCACTGATGTATATTATTCTGTCATAAAAGATTTACGTATggttgatgataatgttgaagaatatatgtatatggctaaaagggatatatattcaaatgtaaatgataaatATGAAAATGGCTCAGATACTGTTCACAGTGATTTATGTTTCACTGAGAATGAAGGATATTATGTAAATTCAGCTGAAAATAATTTATGCTCTGATAAAAATGGCATGTATATTGATATGGAATCTTGCCATAAGTGATTAAGATAACTTACTTGAAAGTGTTTTCTTCTAAAAATTCAATCTAATTAtatctaaagaaaacagatacatAAAACAACCCTCGATGTCAACACTTCAAAAACCTaatagaatatttgaaatatgttttcactgaaataattaaacaaaataccAGCCCCTGCCACACAATTTATATACACTCCTATAAATAAACAAGTATTTATAATCATAACTGTTATAATagtttatataaaacattaaaaaaacaccaACCAGAAATCAAGAACAAAACTACTCTAAAAAATTATAACTTAATCCTATACACCCTCTAATATGTAAaagaagacaaacaaataaaacaataatattaccAAACTAACAACTCCACCCCTAATTTGTTTGGAATCAACCATAAAATAGAGCAAATAAAAAATACCACTCAGGTTTAATATGGATAGGAGTAACTAAAGGATTTGTAGGAATAGAATTTTCCACATCCCCCAATTAGGAAACAATTCCAATACCTTAGTCTTGCCATTGTCCTGTGGTAATGTTGCGAGCATGCTGGCTGGCTTCAGTAGTTTCATTTGAAATTTGTGGTGTGAGACCAAATGTAGCACTTTGTATTGCATtgatgtttcttttgtctctcttccttctctttttctttctttctctcttcctttttttttatcctgattttattcttttatttgtctttctttcgTAATACGTTATATtaaggaaaaataagaataagagatattttttcatacaataaatttggaaataatattttttaggCTCAATtccattaaattattaaattttaatatcttcAATTAATTTTCCTTAATATAATTCACAGTTCAATATTTGATGCTGAAcagttgtatttattattttaattattaattaaggtgatgaactggcagaatcattagtatgctgggcaaaatgcatagtggtatttcacctgccactacgttctgagttcaaattctgccttctgactttgccttcatcctttcggggtcaaattTCAGGacaagattatattatattattctatccttttactcttacttttacttgtttcattattGACTTGGGCCGCTAACCGCgtatggagcaccaccttagtcaAGACAAATCATCACCagacttattcttattcttgtaagcctagtactatttattggcgtcttttgccgaactttgTAAGCAATGTTGAGGcgggggagacagacacagacacacacaacatatcacacacatgtatatatatctatattatctatatataatagttatcgccatactaatatggcattcttataaaaataagaaaaaagctgtccgcttattagcttcatgagccatcgccttaagttagctgttgatacacaaactgtatccatatacttcgaacaagggaggtcagtcgctccacactacttgaccggcagctacagacgcgtttcgggtatttgccccttttcaatgcagcgtagcagccagtaggtgtcgcttccgacatctctgttcgatggttttattacctagtttcggtggaatacatccacttgtttcaataatagaaatattaaaataactaagtctctctaaaagagaacagcgcagcgttcccggaaaataatagttatcgccatactaatatggcattcttataaaataagaaaaagctgtccgcttattagctccatgaggccatcgccttaagttagctatttgatacacaaactgtatccatataaccttcgaacaagggaggtcagtcgtccacactacttgaccggcagctacagacgcgtttcggggtattgccccttttcaagcagcgtagccagccagtaggtgtcgcttccgacaatctctgttcgatggttttatttacctagtttcggtggaatacatccacttgttttcaataatagaaatattaaaataactaagtctctctaaaagagaacagcggcagcgttcccggaaaataatagttatcgcattactaatatggcattcttataaaaataagaaaaagctgtccgcttattagctccatgaggccatcgccttaagttagtatttgttcgaaggttatatggatacagtttgtgtatcaaatagctaacttaaggcgatggcctcatggagctaataagcggacagcttttttcttatttttataagaatgccatattagtatggcgataaacTATTATTtccggaacgctgccgctgtctcttttagagagacttaattattttaaatttctattattgaaaacaagtggatggaTCCACGCTACCGAAACTAGgtaataaaaccatcgaacagagattgtcggaagcgacacctactggctggctacgctgcttgaaaaggggcaatacccgaaacgcgtctgtagctgccggtcaagtagtgtggagcgactgacctcccttgttcgaaggttatatggatacagtttgtgtatcaaatagctacttaaggcgatggcctcatggagctaataagcggacagcttttttcttatttttataagaatgccatattagtatggcgataactattattttccgggaacgctgccgctgttctcttttagagagacttagttatttttaatattttcttttttctattaccattatatatatatatatatatatatatatatatatatatatatatatatatctatatatatatatatatatacatacatacatacatatatatatacatatatacgacgggcttctttcagtttccgtccaccaaatccactcacaaggctatagtgaaagacacttgcccaaggtgccatgtgtggtaagcaagctaattaccacacagccactcctgcaccaagtcattaatttttattatttggtGTGAAAATTAACATAACAAGCAACTTTTGgcataacaattaaaaaatggaTCCTATTTTATAAACTTAATTCAACTAATGCAAATAATATGAAAAGGAAACCTAAAACAGCTCTATatctatgataatgatgaaaaggaATCTTATGTAAATCACTGTTTAAACCTAAAGGAATACCTGAACTCCCCTCATGTAtaagcaaaaaaatataaaataaccaaACCCACAATAATAAGGGcaacaaagaatgaaaaaaaaaatcgacttAAAGTAGCATCATCAACAAAAAAATGCTCCCCAAATTCAATAAACTAATGCTTCCCTAATATAAGGAACTTCTGAAACTAAATTAGTAGAAACTGTAGCTCCCCAAAAAGACATTTGACTTCatggtaatacacacacaacaaaaccaGTCAATATAACTAAACTATACAACAAAAACCCGACATttcaagaataaatatttatatataaaccataataCAAACCATGACCAATatgtatatcttcatcatcatcattcgaattaggttatgggcatgagacaatcgtagtggttttactttttatattatatcaaacattttaatactttttgatagttatatatatttaataaaaataaataaataaataaaaaataaaaaaatatatatatataaaaatttataaatataaattaataattttaaatttttaactttaaatttaaatgatttaaattttgaattttatattttatatattttgtattttatattaattaattttatttctatggtttggtttatgtttttcaatgtttgatttttgcctaatagtggttttatctctaattcaattttatatattatctacatataatattataacacAAAATAAGCTAGGTTAAGAGTGCAACCCCACTAAGGATAGTGGAATATTCGTtggataaaaaatacaaaatttaagtATAATTTTAACTTCAActttatgaaaaaaagaaaaaaaatcctcatATTGATATTTGGTGTATATTcgtgcgtatataaatacatgtacatgttgCTTCTATTTGTTACCCACACGCATGAACCTGTATGTATTAAGAAGAACTATATACTAAAAGCCATGGTCTAActgtatgttttttatatatttatatacatatatatatctgtttgtatggaTTGTGAATTGTTTATCTTGTATtgtaatatttgatatattagaatatattataatatgtattgtCAAGTGACGATtactataaatttaataatattgtaattattgataaatataataataatataataataataataataataataataataataataatgattgattaTTGTTTATGTAGTCACGAGCATAGACGTGTTTATAtgttccagtatatatgtatatatatctatatgacgaACGATCTATTTACTTGGACCTATAgtttaattgtgtttatttatgtatttttgcacatgtaaaagtatatatactctgcttatgtatgtatatatgtttatgtataagtctatatggatatttgttcatattttttatatatataattatacgtcTATCCTGTTTCATGTATTAAAATTTTTGGAGTTCTTTATAATCgctgacgaggcctatggttatatatataagacctaTTCTTaatgcctacaacctcaatataattgacaactataggcaataaaaaatacttttaaccatatgctgaaacagctgtaaggaatgattttaatgatttcaataatttatattatgatttttataatttgcattcttatcttatatgtattgaattataaggtatatatgtatgctctaaggttctcatttttttaaatgaataaataattcaacattctaatatctgaaagttgatgaacaaactaaattgtttctccttttccttatttgtattatatatatatatatatatatatatacacacacacatactcttttacacttttatttgtttcagtcatctaactGCAGCCTtattggagcaccgctttttagttgaataaattgacacaaggacttattccttgtaagctctatgggtcacttttgctgaaacattaagttatggggatgtaaactcacccaaacacaccaacatcgtgtTTCAAGCAAAggttagtggggacaaacacagacacaaatacatacatacatacatacattatacatatataatacatatatattatatattattacattatatatatatattaatatatatatatatatatatataatatacatgagcttctttcagtttctgtcaaccaaatccactcacaaagctttggttggcttgaggctatagtagacgacacatGTCCAAGTTTCCATGCAAGTttccatgcatcatcatcatcatttaatgtccattgtccatactgtcatgaattggacagtttgaccaaggctTTCAATCTGAGGGGCTGCGCCAATcttctgtctgatttggcatagcttcaatggctggatgcccttcctaataccaaccactccaatatatattatatatatatatatatatattgttgggaGAGGAAAAGTCATTCCTGCATCGGCTAGTGAGAACAACAGATACTGTTTGATCTTGGGAtgactttttctctccctccgATATCCAGTGTTTTTAAACAGTACATCCATAAGAGATTTTTTCTTGAATAAAACCTGCAACAACTAGCCTATCAactgtagttgtatatatattaagtatgataaattgatggttgtggtgtgtgaagtttgaaaCTAAAAAAACAccgtttgtttttaaatttcaagaAAGTGAAGTAGTAGCTAATTCTTTCAAAGCCAAATAAATATGATTATTTACTTCTTatgtcaaacaaaatatatttctctacaAAAGATAAAGAACTGAAATTTCCCAACActaataagttgttttttttctttttcaacttttttttaataattaatgaaattacTTTAATGCGAGAATTACTGAAGGCTACTTAAAATAAAAAGAgatgagtaaaaaaaaagtgagagagaggaacaggAAAATCTATATTTAAACTGACAAGTCTAATATTAGACAGTTTTCAGTTGTTGCATTCTTATTGGTGGTTGTCTTAATTCAGACTACTGAAATTTATTTGAATAATCGAGTATGTTTGTTAACTAACTTTGtcacatttaaataaattaagaGTGTCATATGAAATGCACAAGTGGCTTTTAACATatgattatttcatttgttttatattttagttttttaataTAACTTTGTCCAACTGTCCATCCCAGATCCCCTCCTCACATCCTGATGGTGAGAACAACCAAGGAAGTGTGTAACATGGCAccaaagaaatataaacacaaagccTTGTTGACAAGCACCAGCTGTTTTTAGCTGATAAACTTCagtgaaagatacacacacgcaaacactcacacacaaaacacatgcagtacatgacccccccccccgccaaacgGTAGTGGAAAAGTCATTCCGGCAGTGGCTAGTGAGAACACTGGATGCTGTTTGAAACTTCTTGGAATGATTTTTCATCTCCCTCCAACATAATGTTTTTAAACAGCATCTCCATAAGAGATGTCTTTCTTGAATAAAAACGGCAGCAGTTGGCCTATCagctgtgtatatacattatagatgATAAATTGATGGTTATGTGTGAAGTACTTTCCAGTGCAAATAAATATGAT
This portion of the Octopus sinensis linkage group LG12, ASM634580v1, whole genome shotgun sequence genome encodes:
- the LOC118765597 gene encoding uncharacterized protein LOC118765597, translating into MNSNNIKVILCSVLIPTIVLLCILCIIVIRHRYKKSKSNLISEEMTKKSTTRTCLPVKIESRLNNTLKLQAAEILPPNNAHSIRNDPCMMERELHSTDVYYSVIKDLRMVDDNVEEYMYMAKRDIYSNVNDKYENGSDTVHSDLCFTENEGYYVNSAENNLCSDKNGMYIDMESCHK